A single region of the Polyangiaceae bacterium genome encodes:
- a CDS encoding L,D-transpeptidase codes for MGRGSVPCEASMSLWKRLALVPLLLAAASCSHDESPAAASAKPADSTEPPPAASGSKPDAKSDDEDDLERAKARPKVPAAVTLGGEFRPLSVSVVDPSRRRVYSRSLRTWIHARPSKKSRRLGYLRAGASTPTSDKPAGHDGCKQGWYPVEPDGYVCVGRHATLDANDPIVRATREFQPDPSRRLPYIYGTVRRPGPIYGRLPSSEELHKAEPDIDDRMEKWLTAEGEIGASYAQDVWLGGAGTLVDPAQAWKDKTTDPLPWFLKDGGEAPNIYRKARSGDLVIERMKPHVGFSFLQTFLFEGRRYGVTTDLKVMPTDRLRPIQGSDFHGVEIGKDIDFPFAFIRRSDAKFWLYQKSGNKLIDAGNAPYRAAIKLTGKQQFFRKRLHYETTDGKWLSDRDASRLDPAKRMPGWGKAGEKWIDVNLTKQTVVLYEGEKPVYATLVSSGEAGLEDPKHTTATKRGIFRIHTKHITATMASDEVGEEFELRDVPYVQYFDKEGYALHGAYWHDRFGTPKSHGCINLAPEDARRIFFWTEPQVPTGWHGVLLPLRGTVMFVHP; via the coding sequence ATGGGCCGCGGGTCCGTGCCATGTGAAGCGTCCATGAGCCTTTGGAAGCGACTGGCGTTGGTGCCGCTGCTGCTCGCGGCCGCCTCCTGCTCCCACGACGAGTCCCCAGCAGCCGCAAGCGCGAAGCCGGCCGACTCCACCGAACCTCCGCCCGCGGCCTCCGGCTCCAAGCCGGACGCCAAGAGCGATGATGAGGACGATCTCGAACGCGCCAAGGCGCGCCCCAAGGTGCCGGCAGCGGTGACGTTGGGCGGGGAGTTCCGCCCCCTGAGCGTGAGCGTGGTCGATCCCAGCCGGCGTCGCGTCTACAGCCGGTCCCTCCGCACCTGGATCCATGCTCGCCCCAGCAAGAAGTCGCGCCGCCTCGGCTACCTGCGTGCGGGCGCGTCCACGCCGACGAGCGACAAGCCGGCGGGACACGACGGCTGCAAGCAAGGCTGGTATCCGGTGGAGCCCGACGGCTACGTCTGCGTCGGACGCCACGCGACCCTCGACGCGAACGATCCCATCGTCCGGGCCACGCGCGAGTTCCAGCCCGACCCGTCGCGCCGCCTTCCGTACATCTACGGTACGGTACGTCGTCCCGGGCCCATCTACGGACGCCTGCCGAGCTCCGAGGAGCTGCACAAGGCAGAGCCGGACATCGACGATCGAATGGAGAAGTGGCTGACGGCGGAGGGCGAGATCGGTGCCAGCTACGCCCAGGACGTGTGGCTCGGTGGCGCCGGGACGCTGGTGGATCCCGCCCAGGCCTGGAAAGACAAGACGACGGACCCGCTCCCTTGGTTCCTGAAGGATGGCGGAGAAGCTCCGAATATCTATCGCAAAGCGCGCTCGGGGGACCTCGTGATCGAGCGCATGAAACCCCACGTGGGGTTCTCGTTCCTGCAGACGTTCCTGTTCGAGGGCCGGCGTTACGGCGTGACCACGGACCTGAAGGTGATGCCCACGGACCGCCTGCGCCCGATCCAGGGGTCCGACTTCCATGGCGTGGAGATCGGCAAGGACATCGATTTTCCGTTCGCGTTCATTCGCCGTTCGGACGCGAAGTTCTGGCTCTACCAGAAGTCGGGCAACAAGCTGATCGACGCGGGCAACGCGCCCTATCGCGCCGCCATCAAGCTCACCGGCAAACAGCAGTTCTTCCGCAAGCGGCTGCACTACGAGACCACGGATGGCAAGTGGCTCTCGGATCGCGACGCTTCACGTCTCGATCCCGCCAAGCGCATGCCGGGGTGGGGCAAGGCTGGGGAGAAGTGGATCGATGTCAACCTCACCAAGCAGACGGTGGTGCTCTACGAGGGCGAAAAGCCCGTGTACGCGACGTTGGTATCCAGTGGCGAAGCCGGCCTCGAGGATCCCAAGCACACCACGGCCACCAAGCGCGGCATCTTCCGTATCCACACCAAGCACATCACCGCCACCATGGCTTCGGACGAGGTGGGCGAGGAGTTCGAGCTCCGCGACGTGCCCTACGTGCAGTACTTCGACAAGGAAGGCTATGCCCTGCATGGAGCCTACTGGCACGACCGCTTCGGCACGCCCAAGAGCCACGGTTGCATCAACCTGGCCCCGGAGGACGCTCGACGGATCTTCTTCTGGACGGAACCTCAGGTCCCCACCGGTTGGCATGGGGTTTTGTTGCCGCTCCGCGGAACCGTGATGTTCGTCCACCCGTAG
- a CDS encoding sulfatase — MKRLAALALLVVGCASRPQEPPPAPPAPPARTAAPIASAAPAPAVSAPPAAEEPKPLTRPERPLNVLLILVDSMRADMPWAGYERPIAPNLTALEKESVSYTHAYSTSSYTAKSVASILSGKYPSSLKRSGFFFTRYPESNLFFAELLQKAGVFTAAVHGHMYMRPGHNGMDQGFDDWEVVDGISFDNTTDKFVTSDKMTPLAIKILKKKPENERFFMYAHYMDPHDVYVKHPESPDWGDKARDRYDSEVFYADLWIGKLLAWCKQQPWWGDTAVIVSADHGEAFGEHKRYRHAFELWDMLTHVPLFFYVPGATPRHIDTPRGNIDIAKTVMDLMDVKADNDFVGESLVPELFGAEPPPRPVLLDLPPDSNNPERRALIQGHDKLLVFGNDYRFDLYDLKRDPGELSDLAKKEPEKLQEMKALYEKVWGAVPKVKPYGGNKLQGGGVANGPAN; from the coding sequence GTGAAGCGCCTCGCGGCGTTGGCCCTTCTCGTGGTGGGCTGCGCCAGCCGCCCGCAAGAGCCTCCGCCGGCGCCCCCAGCGCCGCCGGCTCGGACCGCCGCGCCCATCGCCAGCGCGGCGCCTGCCCCTGCCGTCAGCGCGCCCCCGGCAGCTGAGGAGCCGAAGCCGCTCACGCGGCCGGAACGACCGCTCAACGTGCTCCTGATCTTGGTCGACAGCATGCGCGCGGACATGCCCTGGGCCGGCTACGAGCGCCCCATCGCGCCGAACCTCACGGCGCTCGAGAAAGAGAGCGTGAGCTACACCCACGCCTACTCCACCTCCAGCTACACCGCGAAGAGCGTCGCCAGCATCCTGTCCGGCAAGTACCCGAGCTCGCTGAAGCGCAGCGGGTTCTTTTTCACCCGCTACCCGGAGAGCAACCTTTTCTTCGCAGAGCTGCTCCAGAAGGCCGGCGTGTTCACCGCCGCCGTGCACGGGCACATGTACATGCGGCCCGGTCACAACGGCATGGATCAGGGCTTCGACGACTGGGAAGTGGTGGACGGCATCAGCTTCGACAACACCACCGACAAGTTCGTCACCAGCGACAAGATGACGCCGCTGGCCATCAAGATCCTGAAGAAGAAGCCCGAGAACGAGCGCTTCTTCATGTACGCGCACTACATGGATCCCCACGACGTGTACGTGAAACACCCGGAGAGTCCGGACTGGGGCGACAAGGCGCGGGATCGCTACGACTCCGAGGTGTTCTACGCAGATCTGTGGATCGGCAAGCTGCTCGCCTGGTGCAAGCAGCAGCCCTGGTGGGGGGATACCGCGGTGATCGTGAGCGCCGATCACGGCGAGGCCTTTGGCGAGCACAAGCGCTACCGGCACGCCTTCGAGCTGTGGGACATGCTCACCCACGTTCCGCTGTTCTTCTACGTGCCCGGCGCCACGCCGCGGCACATCGACACACCGCGCGGCAACATCGACATCGCCAAGACGGTGATGGACCTGATGGACGTGAAGGCGGACAACGACTTCGTCGGCGAGAGCCTGGTTCCGGAGCTGTTCGGTGCGGAGCCCCCGCCGCGGCCGGTGCTGTTGGACCTGCCGCCGGACAGCAACAACCCCGAGCGCCGCGCGCTGATTCAGGGCCACGACAAGCTGCTGGTGTTCGGCAACGACTACCGCTTCGATCTCTACGATCTGAAACGAGATCCCGGAGAGCTCAGCGACCTCGCCAAGAAGGAGCCCGAGAAGCTCCAAGAAATGAAGGCGCTCTACGAGAAGGTGTGGGGCGCCGTGCCCAAGGTGAAGCCTTACGGTGGCAACAAGCTGCAAGGCGGCGGCGTCGCGAACGGTCCGGCGAACTGA
- a CDS encoding efflux RND transporter periplasmic adaptor subunit has translation MHAKSQSLLAAALLLAAGCSKNGEAAPNGKARPVPVTIASVEQKPMPREVRAVGTIEAYQTVSVLAQVGGEIRTVHFKEGDFVKKDEPLFTIDTRPYRVTLSEARARLVRDQALAKQAKTELDRMEKLVAEGVASQQELDKARSEKASAEATVQADRAAVSGAAIDVSYAAIRAPISGRTGSLLVHAGNVVKPMDKALVTIRTIRPIYVRFSVPELALARVRAHLKSGNVSVRVRPRGQDAWTAKGKLTFIENTIDPATGTIDMKAELDNADEALWPGQFVDAAVELEVEAKALVVPEPAVQSGQDGDHVFVVSADNHAELRHVKVDRQVGHEIVLASGVKAGDKVVTDGQIRLAPGSLVEAKAAPAPAEKPQEPAEKTRAPAPRGEGQ, from the coding sequence ATGCACGCCAAGTCTCAATCGCTCTTGGCGGCGGCGCTCCTGCTCGCCGCCGGCTGCAGCAAGAACGGTGAGGCCGCGCCCAACGGCAAGGCGCGGCCGGTCCCCGTGACGATCGCATCGGTCGAACAGAAACCGATGCCTCGCGAGGTGCGCGCCGTCGGGACCATCGAGGCGTACCAGACGGTGAGCGTCCTGGCGCAGGTGGGCGGTGAGATCCGCACCGTCCACTTCAAGGAAGGCGACTTCGTCAAGAAGGACGAGCCCCTGTTCACGATCGATACGCGCCCCTACCGTGTGACCCTGAGCGAGGCACGGGCGCGGCTGGTCCGGGATCAGGCGCTGGCCAAGCAGGCCAAGACCGAGCTCGATCGAATGGAGAAGCTGGTCGCCGAAGGCGTGGCGTCCCAGCAAGAGCTCGACAAGGCACGCTCCGAGAAGGCCAGCGCCGAGGCCACCGTGCAGGCGGATCGCGCCGCGGTCAGCGGTGCTGCCATCGACGTGAGCTATGCCGCCATTCGGGCGCCCATCAGCGGACGCACCGGCAGTCTGCTCGTCCACGCCGGCAACGTGGTCAAGCCGATGGACAAGGCGCTGGTCACCATCCGCACGATTCGACCGATCTACGTGCGCTTCAGCGTGCCGGAGCTGGCGTTGGCTCGCGTGCGCGCGCACCTGAAGAGCGGAAACGTGTCCGTGCGCGTGCGGCCTCGGGGACAAGACGCCTGGACCGCCAAGGGCAAGCTCACCTTCATCGAAAACACCATCGACCCCGCCACCGGAACCATCGACATGAAGGCGGAGCTCGACAACGCCGACGAGGCTCTGTGGCCGGGTCAGTTCGTGGACGCCGCGGTCGAGCTCGAGGTCGAGGCGAAGGCGCTGGTCGTGCCGGAGCCAGCGGTTCAGAGCGGCCAAGACGGCGATCACGTGTTCGTGGTCAGCGCCGACAACCACGCCGAGCTCCGGCACGTGAAGGTGGACCGACAGGTGGGCCACGAGATCGTGCTCGCCAGTGGGGTGAAGGCCGGCGACAAAGTGGTCACGGACGGCCAAATCCGCCTGGCGCCAGGTTCCCTGGTGGAGGCCAAGGCCGCCCCCGCGCCCGCGGAAAAGCCCCAAGAGCCCGCGGAAAAGACCCGGGCGCCCGCGCCACGGGGTGAAGGCCAGTGA
- a CDS encoding efflux RND transporter permease subunit codes for MSISEPFIRRPVATTLVMIALLVFGALAYVRLPVSALPDVDFPTILVSASLPGASAETMASSVATPLEREFSTIDGLDSMSSSSSLGSTQVTLQFDLERDLDSAAQDVQAAISRASGRLPRDMPSPPSYRKVNPAEQPILYLALSSTVLPLYTVNEFAETRMAQKISTIRGVAQVSVYGSQKYAVRIQLDPDTLASRGVGIDEVEKAIQSANVNLPTGTLYTKDRAFSIRADGQLTSAEAYRPIVVVYRNGSPVTLDQLGTVKDSVENDKTAAWNVDRRAVVLAIQKQPGANTVDVSRRIKELVPNFRRELPASVNLEVLFDRSETVKESVADVQFTLLLTLVLVVLVIFLFLRRLSATLIPSLAMPLAVVGTFSVMYLAGYTLDNLSLMALTLSVGFVVDDAIVMLENVVRHMEMGKPPLQAALDGAREIGFTILSMTISLVAVFVPILFMGGIIGRLFAEFSVTIAAAILISGFVSLTLTPMLSARLLRPHGEKPPGRAYQAVERGFELALSIYDRTLSVVLRHKRSTMVLTLGVLVATVMLFRTIPKGFLPTEDNGQIFALTEAVEGISFEAAKERQQQIAAIVKEDPAVDSFMSNVGARGSIGASNQGFLFARLKPRSERAPVEEVIARLRKQTAHVPGMKVFMQVPPPIRIGGRLTKSEYQLSLQSTEPRELYEYGPKLAKAMEDIPGVRDVTTDIQLKNPELRVNVDRDRAASLGISVQQIEDALYSAYGNRQVSTIFAPDNTYAVILELDPAAQHRPEALQKLYIRSSQGRLVPIGAVAKLDRGVGPLSVTHDGQLPAVTVSFNLAPGYGLSTVVDKVEDTARHMMPASITTRFQGTAEAFQSSLSGLGMLLIVSIFVIYLVLGILYESWIHPLTILSALPFAGFGALATLMLFGIDLNVYAFVGVILLVGLVKKNGIMMVDFAIEAQKDATKSAAQAIHEASVVRFRPIMMTTMAALFGTLPIALGIGAGAESRQPLGLAVVGGLLFSQLLTLYVTPVVFVYMDQFQGFLRRHLRRKEPLAAHAAE; via the coding sequence GTGAGCATCTCCGAGCCGTTCATCCGACGGCCGGTCGCCACCACCCTGGTGATGATCGCCCTGTTGGTGTTCGGCGCCCTCGCCTACGTGCGGCTGCCGGTGAGCGCGCTGCCGGACGTGGACTTCCCTACCATCTTGGTGAGCGCTTCCCTGCCCGGCGCCAGCGCAGAGACGATGGCCTCCAGCGTGGCCACGCCCCTCGAGCGGGAGTTCTCGACCATCGATGGCCTCGACAGCATGAGCTCGTCGAGCTCCCTCGGCTCCACGCAGGTCACGTTGCAGTTCGATCTGGAGCGCGACCTCGACTCGGCGGCTCAAGACGTCCAGGCCGCGATCTCCCGAGCCAGCGGTCGCTTGCCCCGCGACATGCCCTCGCCGCCCAGCTACCGCAAGGTGAACCCGGCGGAGCAGCCCATCTTGTACCTGGCGCTGTCGAGCACGGTGCTGCCGCTGTACACGGTGAACGAGTTCGCCGAGACACGCATGGCTCAGAAGATCTCGACCATCCGCGGCGTGGCTCAGGTCAGCGTGTACGGTTCCCAGAAGTACGCCGTCCGCATCCAGCTGGATCCCGACACCCTGGCTAGCCGGGGCGTGGGCATCGACGAAGTCGAGAAGGCGATCCAGAGCGCCAACGTCAACCTGCCCACGGGCACGCTGTACACCAAGGATCGCGCGTTCTCCATCCGTGCGGACGGTCAGCTCACCAGCGCGGAGGCCTACCGCCCCATCGTGGTGGTGTACCGCAACGGCAGCCCCGTCACGCTGGATCAGCTCGGCACCGTCAAGGACTCGGTCGAGAACGACAAGACCGCGGCCTGGAACGTGGACCGTCGCGCGGTGGTGCTGGCCATCCAGAAGCAGCCGGGGGCCAACACGGTGGACGTCTCGCGCCGCATCAAGGAGCTGGTGCCGAATTTTCGCCGGGAGCTGCCCGCCTCCGTGAACCTGGAGGTGCTGTTCGATCGCTCGGAAACCGTGAAGGAATCCGTGGCGGACGTGCAGTTCACGCTGCTGCTCACCCTGGTGCTCGTGGTGCTCGTGATCTTCCTCTTCCTCCGGCGCCTATCGGCCACGCTGATCCCGAGCCTGGCCATGCCGCTGGCAGTCGTGGGCACCTTCAGCGTGATGTACCTGGCGGGCTACACGCTCGACAACCTCTCGCTCATGGCGTTGACCCTGAGCGTGGGCTTCGTCGTCGACGACGCCATCGTGATGCTGGAGAACGTCGTCCGCCACATGGAGATGGGCAAGCCGCCGCTGCAGGCCGCCTTGGATGGCGCCCGCGAGATCGGCTTCACCATCCTGAGCATGACGATCTCCCTCGTCGCCGTGTTCGTGCCCATCCTGTTCATGGGCGGCATCATCGGACGACTGTTCGCGGAGTTCTCCGTCACCATCGCGGCGGCCATTTTGATCAGCGGGTTCGTGTCCCTCACGCTGACGCCCATGCTGTCCGCGCGCCTGCTCCGTCCCCACGGAGAAAAGCCTCCCGGCCGCGCCTATCAAGCCGTCGAGCGCGGCTTCGAGCTCGCGCTGTCGATCTACGACCGCACCCTGTCCGTCGTGCTCCGCCACAAGCGGTCGACCATGGTCCTCACGCTCGGCGTGCTGGTCGCCACGGTCATGCTCTTCCGCACCATTCCCAAGGGCTTCCTGCCCACGGAGGACAACGGCCAGATCTTCGCCCTCACGGAAGCGGTCGAGGGCATCTCGTTCGAAGCTGCCAAGGAGCGCCAGCAGCAGATCGCCGCCATCGTGAAGGAAGATCCCGCGGTCGACAGCTTCATGTCGAACGTAGGCGCCCGCGGTAGCATCGGCGCTTCCAACCAGGGCTTCCTGTTCGCCCGGCTCAAGCCCCGCTCCGAGCGCGCCCCCGTCGAGGAAGTCATCGCTCGCCTCCGCAAGCAGACGGCTCACGTGCCCGGCATGAAGGTGTTCATGCAGGTGCCGCCCCCCATTCGCATCGGCGGGCGGCTGACCAAGAGCGAGTACCAGCTCTCGCTCCAGTCCACGGAGCCGCGGGAGCTGTACGAGTACGGCCCCAAGCTCGCCAAGGCCATGGAGGACATCCCGGGAGTGCGCGACGTCACCACCGACATTCAGCTCAAGAACCCCGAGCTGCGGGTCAACGTGGATCGCGACCGCGCCGCCAGCTTGGGCATCAGCGTGCAGCAGATCGAAGATGCGCTGTACAGCGCCTACGGCAACCGCCAGGTGTCCACCATCTTCGCGCCGGACAACACCTACGCCGTGATCCTGGAGCTCGATCCGGCCGCCCAACACCGCCCCGAGGCGCTGCAGAAGCTCTACATCCGCTCGAGCCAGGGCCGGCTGGTGCCCATCGGCGCCGTCGCCAAGCTGGATCGCGGCGTGGGCCCGCTTTCCGTCACCCACGACGGCCAGCTTCCCGCCGTCACCGTGTCCTTCAACCTGGCGCCCGGCTACGGCCTCAGCACCGTCGTCGACAAAGTGGAGGACACCGCGCGGCACATGATGCCGGCCAGCATCACGACGCGCTTCCAGGGCACGGCAGAAGCCTTCCAGTCGTCCTTGTCCGGCCTCGGCATGCTGCTCATCGTCAGCATCTTCGTGATCTATCTGGTGCTCGGCATCCTGTACGAGAGCTGGATCCACCCGCTCACGATCCTCTCCGCCCTGCCCTTCGCCGGCTTCGGCGCCTTGGCCACGCTGATGCTCTTCGGCATCGACTTGAACGTGTACGCCTTCGTCGGCGTGATCCTGCTCGTGGGGTTGGTGAAGAAGAACGGCATCATGATGGTGGACTTCGCCATCGAAGCGCAGAAGGACGCCACGAAGTCCGCCGCGCAAGCCATCCACGAGGCCTCCGTGGTGCGCTTCCGTCCCATCATGATGACGACGATGGCCGCGCTGTTCGGCACCTTGCCCATCGCCCTTGGCATCGGCGCAGGAGCGGAGTCGCGTCAGCCCCTCGGTCTGGCCGTCGTCGGTGGTCTGCTCTTCTCGCAGCTCCTCACGCTGTACGTCACGCCCGTGGTCTTCGTGTACATGGACCAGTTCCAGGGCTTCTTGCGTCGCCACCTTCGGCGCAAAGAGCCCCTCGCCGCTCACGCAGCGGAGTAG
- a CDS encoding sulfatase, translating to MHRRHLSLILGLAAGCMAVATGCNDKPKPAGAASSATPSAAAPVAVAPSGSAAGGSAADQPKRPEKMNVLMLTIDSLRADMPWTGYDKEIAPNLSKLVKESTVYTHAYSTAPYTAQSVASWLSGRYASTLYRQGWFFTGYSKANHFFPEALQDAGIRTIGWQAHLYFGRGKGLDQGFDVWEMAPGIVFDPNTDRDITSDKMEALGKELLGKSENTGKQFFAWAHFMDPHDQYNKHPGVPDFGNNNRGRYDNEVYFTDEHIGSLLSWAEKQPWWKNTALIITGDHGEAFGDHDMWKHAFEVWEVLLRVPLIIKVPGAKPQRIEERRSLIDLAPTIMDLMGQKPLDSFMGQSLVPEVVGEKKPEKRDVIVAELAEDSHNPPRRTVIKGDYKLIVFGTGWKYLLYDIKNDPHEDKDLAKEQPEKLEEMKKVLADAFAKIPSVEPYGGMKLKGGKVANGPMGPPAEKKPAEDKK from the coding sequence GTGCATCGACGTCATCTGAGTCTGATCCTCGGCCTCGCGGCCGGCTGCATGGCCGTCGCGACGGGCTGTAACGACAAGCCGAAACCCGCCGGAGCTGCCTCGAGCGCGACGCCCAGCGCCGCCGCGCCGGTGGCCGTGGCGCCGAGTGGGTCCGCGGCGGGAGGTTCCGCGGCGGACCAACCCAAGCGGCCGGAAAAGATGAACGTGCTCATGCTCACCATCGACAGCTTGCGCGCGGACATGCCCTGGACCGGCTACGACAAGGAGATCGCGCCGAACCTCTCCAAGCTGGTCAAGGAGAGCACGGTCTACACGCACGCGTACTCCACGGCGCCCTACACCGCGCAGAGCGTGGCATCGTGGCTGAGCGGTCGCTACGCCTCCACCCTGTACCGCCAAGGATGGTTCTTCACGGGCTACTCCAAGGCCAATCACTTCTTCCCGGAGGCGCTGCAGGACGCTGGCATTCGCACCATCGGCTGGCAGGCGCACCTGTACTTCGGTCGCGGCAAGGGCCTCGATCAGGGCTTCGACGTGTGGGAGATGGCTCCCGGCATCGTGTTCGATCCGAACACGGACCGGGACATCACCAGCGACAAGATGGAAGCGTTGGGCAAGGAGCTGCTCGGCAAGTCGGAGAACACCGGCAAGCAGTTCTTCGCCTGGGCCCATTTCATGGACCCTCACGATCAGTACAACAAGCACCCCGGCGTGCCGGACTTCGGCAACAACAACCGCGGCCGCTACGACAACGAGGTCTACTTCACCGACGAGCACATCGGGAGCCTGCTCAGCTGGGCGGAAAAGCAGCCCTGGTGGAAGAACACCGCGCTGATCATCACCGGCGATCACGGCGAGGCCTTCGGCGATCACGACATGTGGAAGCACGCCTTCGAGGTGTGGGAGGTGCTGCTGCGGGTGCCGCTGATCATCAAGGTGCCGGGGGCGAAGCCTCAGCGCATCGAAGAGCGCCGCTCCCTCATCGACCTGGCTCCCACGATCATGGATCTGATGGGCCAGAAGCCGCTCGACAGCTTCATGGGGCAGAGCCTGGTGCCCGAGGTGGTGGGCGAGAAAAAGCCGGAGAAGCGCGACGTGATCGTGGCGGAGCTGGCGGAAGACAGCCACAACCCACCGCGGCGCACGGTGATCAAGGGCGACTACAAGCTGATCGTGTTCGGCACCGGCTGGAAGTACTTGCTCTACGACATCAAGAACGATCCCCACGAAGACAAGGACCTGGCCAAGGAGCAGCCGGAGAAGCTCGAGGAGATGAAGAAGGTCCTGGCGGACGCCTTCGCCAAGATCCCGTCGGTGGAGCCCTACGGGGGCATGAAGCTCAAGGGCGGCAAGGTGGCCAATGGCCCCATGGGGCCGCCCGCGGAGAAGAAGCCGGCGGAGGACAAGAAGTGA
- a CDS encoding PaaI family thioesterase yields MSESLQDHYAPENRCFGCGPANDKGLRIKSFVQGDEVVCDWSPEDHHQAFGGVLNGGIAGALLDCHSNWTAAYSLMKDRGEDVPPCTVTAEFHVKLRAPTPMDGPLHLSAKTTQLEGDKATVEATLSAGGKVTATCRGVFVAVKPGHPAYYRW; encoded by the coding sequence ATGAGCGAGAGCCTTCAGGATCACTACGCGCCGGAAAACCGCTGTTTCGGCTGCGGCCCTGCCAACGACAAGGGCCTGCGCATCAAGAGCTTCGTCCAGGGCGACGAGGTCGTGTGCGACTGGTCCCCGGAAGATCACCATCAAGCGTTCGGCGGCGTGCTCAACGGCGGCATCGCCGGGGCGCTGCTCGATTGCCACTCCAACTGGACCGCCGCCTACAGCCTGATGAAAGACCGCGGCGAGGACGTTCCGCCATGTACCGTAACGGCGGAATTCCACGTGAAGCTTCGCGCGCCAACACCCATGGACGGGCCGCTTCACCTCTCGGCCAAGACCACGCAGCTCGAAGGCGACAAGGCCACCGTCGAGGCCACGCTGTCCGCCGGCGGCAAGGTGACGGCCACATGCCGCGGCGTGTTTGTGGCGGTAAAGCCCGGACACCCGGCGTACTACCGCTGGTAG
- a CDS encoding type II/IV secretion system protein, translated as MSQLARVLLLLAVVAALVGVVALAVPLPTWTTASITDAVVRHAQECFDSVAWRWLGALAVVAMGAALVLGVGELLLGVRRPVRGPEFAQLDEHSIREAVTEVRRRVQQCVGKTVHVVELFNELVRGAVSVSASDIHISPTPEALKLTYRVHGTLYQVASVPLDVAAPLTTRVKVLARLDTYVRGSPQDGRLVQNLDGGVIEARVSTLPTEMGERIVLRLVRGGRQVPDLESLMLGPDVSERLENVLSRPQGLLFVTGPVGSGKTTTLYASMKHIARTRGTTTTLVTLEDPIELELPFATQTQMHPKAGMTFASTLRSVLRQDPNVLMLGEIRDRETADIAMQAGLTGHLILTTVHGQSAAGVFARLVDMNVESFILASATVGCLSQRLVRTLCTACRREAAPDALVVDRFTQHGIVLPPGPYYEPVGCDFCEGQGYSGRLPIAELLVMNEPLRKVVNARETSAEIHAVAVAEGMTPLLRDGLNRAVAGETSLAEVLRVAG; from the coding sequence ATGAGCCAACTCGCGCGGGTGCTGCTCCTGCTCGCGGTGGTGGCTGCGCTGGTCGGTGTCGTCGCCCTGGCCGTGCCGCTACCCACCTGGACGACGGCGTCCATCACGGACGCGGTGGTGCGTCACGCCCAGGAGTGTTTCGACAGCGTCGCCTGGCGCTGGCTCGGGGCTCTAGCGGTGGTGGCGATGGGGGCCGCGCTGGTCTTGGGAGTGGGGGAGCTCTTGCTCGGTGTGCGGCGTCCCGTGCGCGGTCCGGAGTTCGCGCAGCTGGACGAGCATTCCATCCGCGAGGCCGTAACGGAAGTTCGCCGCCGCGTGCAGCAATGCGTCGGCAAGACCGTCCACGTGGTGGAGCTGTTCAACGAGCTGGTGCGCGGTGCGGTCAGTGTGTCGGCGAGCGACATTCACATCTCCCCCACGCCGGAAGCGCTGAAGCTGACTTATCGCGTGCATGGCACGCTGTACCAAGTGGCGAGCGTGCCGCTGGACGTGGCCGCGCCCCTCACGACGCGGGTGAAGGTGCTGGCCCGCCTCGACACCTACGTTCGGGGTAGCCCGCAGGACGGCCGTTTGGTGCAGAACCTCGACGGTGGCGTGATCGAGGCCCGCGTCTCCACGCTGCCCACGGAAATGGGCGAGCGCATCGTGTTGCGGCTGGTGCGCGGCGGTCGACAGGTTCCGGATCTCGAGTCGCTGATGCTGGGGCCGGACGTGAGCGAGCGACTCGAAAACGTCCTGTCTCGACCCCAGGGTCTGCTGTTCGTGACGGGACCGGTGGGGAGCGGAAAGACGACCACGCTGTACGCGTCGATGAAGCACATCGCCCGCACCCGCGGCACGACCACCACACTGGTCACGCTCGAGGATCCCATCGAGCTGGAGCTACCCTTTGCCACGCAAACCCAGATGCACCCGAAGGCGGGAATGACCTTCGCATCCACACTGCGTAGCGTGCTGCGGCAGGACCCGAACGTGCTGATGCTGGGCGAGATCCGAGATCGGGAGACCGCCGACATCGCCATGCAAGCCGGCCTCACGGGCCACCTGATCCTCACCACCGTCCATGGTCAGAGCGCCGCCGGTGTGTTCGCGCGCCTGGTGGACATGAACGTGGAGTCCTTCATTCTCGCCAGCGCTACGGTGGGTTGCCTCTCCCAGCGGCTGGTGCGGACCCTGTGCACGGCGTGCCGGCGCGAGGCGGCGCCCGACGCGTTGGTGGTGGATCGCTTCACGCAGCACGGCATCGTGCTGCCGCCGGGGCCGTACTACGAGCCGGTGGGATGCGACTTCTGCGAAGGGCAGGGGTACTCCGGGCGCCTGCCCATCGCGGAGCTGCTGGTGATGAACGAGCCCCTGCGCAAGGTGGTGAACGCGCGGGAGACCAGCGCGGAGATCCACGCCGTGGCCGTGGCGGAGGGCATGACGCCGCTGTTGCGAGACGGTTTGAATCGGGCCGTGGCCGGTGAGACGAGCCTGGCCGAGGTGCTGCGGGTGGCAGGATGA